Proteins from a single region of Paenibacillus sp. BIHB 4019:
- a CDS encoding small acid-soluble spore protein P has translation MSKPDSVPVPEAQRQSQDKRSRNDDSAQQQPLSGSKKTKQKNHTSHLNPEGS, from the coding sequence ATGAGCAAGCCAGACAGCGTGCCTGTGCCGGAGGCGCAGCGTCAATCTCAGGACAAAAGAAGCCGCAATGATGACTCTGCACAACAGCAGCCTTTATCTGGATCGAAAAAAACAAAGCAGAAAAATCATACTTCTCACCTAAATCCGGAAGGATCATAA
- the pdxT gene encoding pyridoxal 5'-phosphate synthase glutaminase subunit PdxT → MKIGVLALQGAVAEHIRSLEAAGAEAVAVKQTSQLDELQGLVIPGGESTTIGKLIRKYGFLEAIQAFSEQSKPIFGTCAGMILLAERIEGQEDAHLKLMDMTVERNAFGRQRESFETDLDIKGIDEQVRAVFIRAPLIKEVGSQVDVLSEYKGEIVAARQGHLLAASFHPELTDDYRLHAYFVDMIKQLAVSR, encoded by the coding sequence ATGAAAATTGGTGTACTCGCGCTTCAAGGCGCAGTTGCAGAGCATATACGCAGTTTGGAGGCGGCGGGCGCGGAAGCGGTCGCCGTTAAACAGACCTCGCAGCTCGATGAGCTGCAAGGTCTTGTTATTCCAGGCGGCGAAAGCACGACAATAGGCAAGCTGATCCGCAAATACGGCTTTCTAGAAGCGATTCAAGCGTTCTCCGAGCAATCCAAGCCGATTTTTGGCACTTGTGCGGGAATGATTCTGCTCGCTGAACGTATTGAGGGACAAGAGGATGCGCATTTGAAGCTCATGGATATGACGGTGGAGCGCAATGCTTTCGGAAGACAGCGGGAGAGCTTCGAAACGGATCTCGACATTAAAGGCATTGATGAGCAGGTTCGTGCGGTATTCATTCGTGCTCCTTTGATCAAGGAAGTTGGATCGCAGGTTGATGTGCTATCGGAATACAAAGGGGAAATTGTGGCGGCTCGGCAAGGACACTTGCTTGCAGCATCCTTTCATCCCGAGTTAACCGATGATTACCGTTTGCATGCCTATTTTGTCGATATGATTAAACAATTGGCAGTGAGCCGGTAG
- the pdxS gene encoding pyridoxal 5'-phosphate synthase lyase subunit PdxS → METGTSRVKRGMAEMQKGGVIMDVMNAEQAKVAEAAGATAVMALERVPSDIRAAGGVARMADPTIVEEVMKVVSIPVMAKARIGHYVEAKVLESMGVDYIDESEVLTPADEVFHISKNEFTIPFVCGAKDLGEALRRIQEGAAMLRTKGEPGTGNIVEAVRHLRLINGQIRKIQGLSKDELYNEAKVLGVAYDLLLGVHESGKLPVVNFAAGGVATPSDAALMMHLGADGVFVGSGIFKSDSPEKFARAIVEATTHYQDYKLIAEVSKNLGAPMKGIEISKLDASQRMQDRGI, encoded by the coding sequence ATGGAAACAGGAACTTCGCGTGTAAAACGTGGTATGGCTGAAATGCAAAAAGGCGGCGTCATCATGGACGTTATGAACGCCGAGCAAGCAAAAGTAGCAGAAGCGGCAGGTGCAACAGCAGTTATGGCGCTGGAGCGCGTTCCTTCCGATATCCGTGCAGCAGGCGGCGTTGCCCGTATGGCTGACCCAACCATCGTAGAAGAAGTTATGAAAGTTGTTTCGATCCCTGTTATGGCGAAAGCGCGTATCGGCCACTATGTAGAGGCGAAAGTGCTTGAATCGATGGGCGTTGACTATATTGACGAGAGTGAAGTTCTGACTCCGGCAGACGAAGTGTTCCACATTAGCAAAAACGAATTTACAATTCCTTTCGTATGTGGCGCTAAAGATCTTGGCGAAGCGCTTCGCCGTATTCAAGAAGGGGCAGCAATGCTTCGCACGAAAGGTGAGCCGGGAACAGGAAACATTGTTGAGGCTGTTCGCCACCTTCGTTTGATCAATGGCCAAATCCGTAAAATTCAAGGTTTGTCGAAGGACGAGCTGTATAATGAAGCGAAGGTTCTGGGCGTTGCTTATGACCTGCTTCTAGGCGTACACGAGAGCGGCAAGCTGCCAGTCGTTAACTTTGCAGCAGGCGGCGTAGCAACACCTTCTGACGCGGCACTGATGATGCATCTGGGCGCTGACGGCGTGTTCGTAGGTTCGGGTATTTTCAAATCCGACAGCCCGGAGAAATTTGCTCGTGCTATCGTAGAAGCTACAACTCATTACCAAGACTACAAATTGATCGCAGAAGTATCCAAAAACTTGGGAGCGCCAATGAAGGGCATCGAAATTTCCAAGCTGGACGCTTCGCAGCGTATGCAAGATCGCGGAATTTAA
- a CDS encoding DsbA family oxidoreductase, which produces MQIDVWSDFACPFCYIGKKRLEGALAKFEHGKQVKVVFRSFELDPSAAISYEHDVHEMLSRKYGMPREKAIEMNSDLAKQAASVGLTFNFDTLVLTNTFDAHRLTHFAARYGKQDEMSERLFRAYFTDSKHLGQRDTLADLAAEVGLDRQEALAVLESDAHAQDVRGDEEEASRIGVRGVPFFVINRKYAISGAQPNEVFLNAIKQAWDEAYPALTVINDLPDDADGAACSDGTCAPSAAKDANSDKA; this is translated from the coding sequence ATGCAAATAGATGTATGGTCAGATTTTGCATGTCCGTTTTGTTATATTGGCAAAAAGAGGCTGGAGGGCGCATTAGCCAAGTTCGAGCATGGCAAGCAGGTGAAGGTCGTGTTCCGCAGCTTCGAGCTGGACCCTAGTGCCGCGATCAGCTATGAGCACGATGTACACGAAATGCTGTCCCGCAAATACGGCATGCCACGCGAGAAAGCAATCGAGATGAACAGCGATTTGGCGAAGCAGGCGGCATCCGTTGGTTTGACCTTTAACTTCGATACACTGGTGCTGACGAATACGTTTGATGCGCACCGCTTAACCCATTTTGCAGCAAGATACGGCAAGCAAGATGAGATGTCTGAACGACTGTTCCGGGCTTATTTTACCGATTCCAAGCATTTGGGACAGCGCGATACACTCGCTGATCTGGCTGCCGAGGTTGGACTGGATCGTCAAGAGGCACTTGCTGTGCTGGAAAGCGATGCTCATGCACAGGACGTTCGTGGCGACGAGGAGGAGGCTTCGCGGATAGGCGTGCGCGGTGTGCCATTTTTCGTCATTAATCGCAAATACGCGATATCGGGCGCTCAGCCCAATGAAGTGTTCCTGAATGCAATCAAGCAGGCTTGGGATGAAGCGTATCCGGCTCTGACCGTCATCAATGATTTGCCGGATGATGCTGACGGTGCAGCTTGCTCGGACGGCACTTGCGCGCCTTCGGCTGCAAAGGATGCTAATTCAGACAAGGCGTAA
- the serS gene encoding serine--tRNA ligase has translation MIDIKWLRNDYAKVEQGLTNRGKSLDLIADFPVLDTKRRELLKETDQLKNHRNTVSQEVAKLKKTGGDADALIIEMREVGDRIKQLDEEVRAVEVQVDELMLSVPNLPHESVPVGATEDDNVELRRIGEQPSFDFEPRAHWDLAQELGILDFERAAKVTGSRFTFYRGLGARLERALINFMMDLHSDKHGYEEVLPPYLVNRDSLIGTGQLPKFEEDLFKISDSDYFLIPTAEVPVTNLHREEILSLEELPKHFVAYSSCFRSEAGAAGRDTRGLIRQHQFNKVELIKLAKPEESYDELEKMTANAEKVLELLGLSYRVLALCTGDMGFTAAKTYDLEVWLPSAGTYREISSCSNVEDFQARRAGIRFRRDAKSKPEFVHTLNGSGLAVGRTVAAILENYQQADGSIVIPEVLRAYMGGISVIGPKA, from the coding sequence GTGATAGATATAAAATGGCTGCGTAATGATTACGCAAAAGTAGAGCAAGGGCTGACCAATCGTGGTAAATCGCTTGATTTAATCGCTGATTTCCCTGTTTTAGATACAAAACGTCGGGAACTGCTTAAGGAAACGGATCAGCTGAAAAATCACCGCAACACCGTATCTCAGGAAGTGGCGAAGCTGAAAAAAACAGGTGGCGACGCCGATGCGCTGATTATCGAAATGCGTGAAGTAGGCGACCGGATTAAGCAGCTGGACGAAGAAGTTCGCGCGGTTGAGGTGCAAGTGGACGAGCTCATGCTTTCGGTTCCGAATTTGCCGCATGAAAGTGTACCAGTAGGAGCTACTGAGGATGATAATGTAGAGCTTCGTCGGATCGGCGAGCAGCCTTCATTTGATTTCGAACCGAGAGCGCATTGGGATCTTGCACAAGAGCTTGGCATTCTCGATTTCGAGCGTGCTGCTAAAGTAACGGGCTCCCGCTTTACGTTTTATCGCGGCTTAGGTGCGCGTCTTGAGCGTGCGCTGATTAACTTTATGATGGATCTACATAGTGATAAGCACGGTTATGAGGAAGTGCTGCCGCCTTATTTGGTCAACCGCGACAGCTTGATTGGAACAGGACAGCTTCCGAAGTTCGAAGAGGATTTATTCAAAATTTCCGACTCGGATTATTTCTTGATTCCAACGGCCGAGGTTCCGGTTACGAATCTTCATCGTGAAGAGATTTTGTCGCTTGAAGAGCTGCCGAAGCATTTTGTAGCTTACAGCTCTTGCTTCCGCTCGGAAGCGGGTGCAGCAGGCCGAGATACACGCGGCTTGATTCGTCAGCATCAATTCAACAAAGTCGAGCTGATCAAGCTTGCGAAGCCGGAAGAGTCCTACGATGAGCTGGAGAAGATGACGGCTAATGCCGAGAAGGTACTTGAGCTGCTTGGCTTGTCCTATCGCGTGCTCGCTCTGTGCACAGGCGATATGGGCTTCACCGCTGCGAAAACCTATGACCTGGAAGTATGGCTGCCAAGTGCAGGCACTTACCGGGAAATCTCCTCATGCTCGAACGTAGAGGACTTCCAGGCGCGCCGTGCGGGCATCCGCTTCCGCAGGGATGCAAAGAGCAAGCCGGAATTCGTTCATACGCTTAACGGTTCAGGTCTTGCGGTAGGACGTACCGTTGCCGCTATTCTTGAAAATTACCAACAGGCAGACGGCTCCATTGTCATTCCTGAAGTATTGCGTGCTTATATGGGCGGAATCAGCGTAATTGGACCTAAAGCTTAA
- a CDS encoding D-alanyl-D-alanine carboxypeptidase family protein, with translation MKAKVKPIRLTSVIAAFMAMWLVILSLGSGAAAAAGKEDWVENSLGMELSSAILIDADSGQVIYEVNADTPRPPASMTKLMTEYIVLEEITNKRLTWDQVVTVSEEAANTPADGSQIYLAQGDQHTVKDLYIAMAVGSANDATIALASQISGGEQSFVAKMNETAKELGLTTAHFTSATGLLDTTLISARDMSKLAQTILKKHPDFLDYSKIQEYKFRERDTATMKNYNWMLETNKSNTYLRAYAYEGVDGMKTGYISAAGYTFTGTVKRGDTRYISVVMNTKSKEARFFETAKMYDYAFNNFEKKSVLPAKSVVETLESVKIKKGVEKTVPAVTESDITFTVKKGAEPKIELKESNLLKEEELVAPITAGQKLGTVTYEYTDAEGNKVDRTVNLIASEDVEKGGWLRLMFRAIGQFFVGLFNDIVNLF, from the coding sequence TTGAAGGCAAAGGTAAAGCCGATTAGACTGACATCGGTTATCGCCGCTTTTATGGCGATGTGGTTGGTTATTCTGTCATTAGGGTCTGGTGCAGCAGCGGCTGCAGGTAAGGAAGATTGGGTCGAAAACTCTTTAGGCATGGAATTATCATCAGCCATTCTAATAGATGCAGATTCGGGACAAGTCATCTATGAAGTCAATGCGGATACGCCGCGTCCTCCTGCCAGCATGACGAAGCTCATGACGGAGTATATCGTACTTGAGGAAATTACGAATAAAAGATTAACTTGGGATCAGGTCGTTACCGTTAGCGAAGAAGCAGCGAATACTCCTGCGGATGGCTCGCAAATTTATTTGGCGCAAGGCGATCAGCATACGGTAAAGGACTTATATATTGCTATGGCAGTAGGTTCGGCGAATGATGCAACGATTGCTCTTGCTTCGCAAATAAGCGGTGGTGAGCAGAGCTTTGTTGCCAAGATGAACGAAACGGCGAAAGAGCTGGGCCTGACGACAGCTCATTTTACAAGTGCGACAGGATTGCTTGATACAACGCTTATTTCAGCTCGCGATATGTCGAAGCTGGCACAAACGATTTTGAAAAAACATCCGGACTTTCTTGATTATTCGAAAATTCAGGAATACAAATTCCGTGAGCGCGATACAGCGACCATGAAGAACTATAACTGGATGCTGGAAACGAACAAAAGCAACACATATTTACGTGCGTATGCTTATGAGGGCGTTGATGGCATGAAAACCGGCTATATTTCGGCAGCTGGTTATACGTTTACGGGTACAGTTAAACGAGGCGATACGCGTTATATCAGCGTCGTAATGAATACAAAGTCAAAAGAAGCCCGTTTCTTTGAAACAGCGAAGATGTACGACTATGCGTTCAACAATTTTGAGAAGAAATCAGTGCTTCCTGCAAAATCTGTAGTAGAAACGCTGGAATCGGTTAAAATTAAGAAGGGTGTCGAAAAGACGGTTCCTGCCGTTACGGAGTCCGACATCACTTTCACGGTGAAAAAAGGCGCAGAGCCTAAGATTGAGCTGAAGGAAAGCAATCTTTTGAAAGAGGAAGAGCTTGTTGCTCCCATTACAGCGGGTCAGAAGCTCGGAACAGTCACTTACGAGTATACGGATGCTGAAGGCAATAAAGTGGATAGAACGGTTAATTTGATCGCATCGGAGGATGTGGAAAAGGGCGGCTGGCTGCGTCTGATGTTCCGCGCTATTGGTCAATTTTTCGTTGGACTGTTCAACGATATTGTGAATCTGTTTTAA
- a CDS encoding collagen-like protein — protein MRKLNLAIFELRLARRLAGRNKIVRAEREVIDSILLLTKALKCLDGHHDKKPRNGHIHRPAHARRGKRGPRGARGPRGGRGFSGPAGTDGATGATGPAGAAGQPGAMGLPGAIGPAGSPGAQGAAGAIGPAGANGAPGAAGVTGATGATGVAGATGAGLDEIVAFDPLVAPTYPVYQFVTFNGSTYIVNTAPPSGVPGSSADYTLLAGAGATGATGANGAPGSAGVMGATGATGVGLQGIMAFDPLAAPTYPVNQVVTFNGSTYVVNTAPPSGVPGSSPDYTLLAGAGATGATGAAGSAGAIGATGATGVGLQGIVAFDPLEAPTYPVNQVVTFNGSTYVVNTAPPSGVPGSSPDYTLLAGAGATGATGVTGVGLQGIVAFDPLEAPTYPVNQVVTFNGSTYIVNTAPPSGVPGSSADYTLLAGAGATGSTGAIGATGATGATGVTGAGLQGIVAFDPLVAPTYPVNQVVTFNGSTYVVNTAPPSGVPGSSPDYTLLAGAGATGSTGAIGTTGATGATGVTGAGLQGIVAFDPLVAPTYPVNQVVTFNGSTYVVNTAPPSGVPGSSADYTLLAGSGATGATGATGVTGVGLQGIVAFDPLVAPTYPVNQVVTFNGSTYIVNTAPPSGVPGSSPDYTLLAGSGATGATGSTGAIGATGATGVTGVGLQGIVAFDPLVAPTYPVNQVVTFNGSTYIVNTAPPSGVPGSSPDYTLLAGSGATGATGSTGAIGATGATGATGVTGVGLQGIVAFDPLVAPTYPVNQVVTFNGSTYIVNTAPPSGVPGSSPDYTLLAGAGATGATGATGAGVTGTTGVTGPTGTTGETGAAGATGVTGAGVTGSTGATGATGTTGETGATGSTGATGETGATGVTGAAGVTGVTGSTGATGETGATGVTGAAGVTGITGSTGATGETGATGVTGAAGETGVTGSTGATGETGATGVTGAAGVTGVTGSTGVTGETGATGVTGAAGVTGVTGATGTAGATGVTGSTGATGETGATGVTGAAGVTGVTGATGTAGATGVTGSTGATGETGATGVTGAAGVTGVTGATGTAGATGVTGSTGATGDTGATGVTGAAGVTGVTGATGTAGVTGVTGLTGVTGETGATGVTGAAGVTGVTGATGTAGATGVTGSTGATGETGAAGVTGATGATGTAGATGVTGSTGATGETGATGVTGAAGVTGVTGATGTAGVTGVTGSTGATGETGATGVTGVTGATGVTGAAGATGATGLTGATGATGATGLTGATGATGATGLTGATGATGATGLTGATGATGATGLTGATGATGATGLTGATGATGATGLTGATGATGATGLTGATGATGATGLTGATGATGATGLTGATGATGVTGLTGATGATGVSTTAVSAFAANTTGGVIAVILGGTNVPLPSSQNIATGITVNGLNDTFTVAAAGRYYITYQINLTAALLVSSRLLINGVASTASTLEPVLSLSSFNNDIIVGLTAGSTITLQLFGLLGAATLLGGSAGAALTIIQLS, from the coding sequence TTGCGGAAATTAAACCTCGCCATTTTTGAATTGAGATTAGCGCGCAGGCTGGCGGGGAGAAATAAAATCGTCCGGGCGGAGCGCGAAGTGATCGACTCGATTTTGCTGCTGACAAAGGCGCTGAAATGTCTCGATGGGCATCACGATAAAAAACCTCGGAATGGCCATATCCATCGGCCAGCTCATGCAAGACGCGGAAAACGTGGCCCGAGAGGCGCCAGAGGCCCAAGGGGTGGAAGGGGTTTTAGCGGTCCTGCTGGAACTGATGGGGCAACTGGAGCAACTGGTCCTGCAGGAGCTGCAGGGCAGCCTGGAGCGATGGGCCTTCCCGGAGCGATTGGTCCAGCGGGATCGCCTGGAGCGCAAGGCGCTGCGGGAGCAATTGGTCCAGCGGGAGCAAATGGTGCTCCGGGAGCTGCAGGAGTGACTGGAGCGACTGGTGCGACTGGTGTAGCTGGAGCAACAGGGGCAGGACTAGATGAGATAGTCGCGTTTGATCCCTTGGTAGCCCCAACTTATCCCGTTTATCAGTTCGTTACGTTTAATGGCAGCACGTATATCGTGAATACGGCGCCGCCAAGTGGAGTTCCAGGAAGCTCTGCAGACTATACACTGCTGGCTGGCGCGGGAGCAACGGGTGCAACAGGAGCCAATGGGGCGCCAGGATCAGCTGGGGTAATGGGAGCTACAGGAGCGACAGGTGTGGGATTACAGGGGATAATGGCGTTTGATCCTTTGGCAGCTCCAACTTACCCCGTAAATCAGGTAGTTACGTTTAATGGCAGCACGTATGTCGTGAATACGGCACCGCCAAGCGGGGTACCAGGAAGCTCGCCAGATTATACACTGCTGGCTGGCGCAGGTGCAACGGGGGCGACAGGGGCTGCAGGATCAGCTGGGGCAATTGGAGCAACAGGAGCAACAGGTGTGGGATTGCAAGGGATAGTGGCGTTTGATCCTTTAGAAGCTCCAACATATCCCGTAAATCAGGTAGTAACGTTCAATGGCAGCACGTATGTCGTGAATACGGCACCGCCAAGCGGGGTACCAGGAAGCTCGCCAGATTATACGCTGTTGGCTGGCGCAGGAGCGACAGGAGCAACAGGAGTAACGGGTGTGGGATTACAAGGGATAGTGGCGTTTGATCCTCTAGAAGCTCCAACATATCCCGTAAATCAGGTAGTAACATTCAATGGCAGCACGTATATTGTGAATACGGCGCCGCCAAGCGGAGTTCCAGGAAGCTCTGCAGATTATACGCTGCTGGCTGGCGCAGGAGCGACAGGGTCGACAGGGGCAATTGGTGCAACAGGAGCAACAGGAGCAACAGGAGTAACGGGTGCGGGATTGCAAGGGATAGTAGCGTTTGATCCTCTAGTAGCTCCAACATATCCCGTAAATCAGGTAGTAACGTTTAATGGCAGCACGTATGTCGTGAATACGGCACCGCCAAGCGGAGTACCAGGAAGCTCGCCAGATTATACACTGCTGGCTGGCGCAGGAGCGACAGGGTCAACAGGGGCAATTGGTACAACAGGTGCAACAGGAGCGACAGGAGTAACGGGTGCGGGATTGCAAGGGATAGTAGCGTTTGATCCTCTAGTAGCTCCAACATATCCCGTAAATCAGGTAGTAACGTTCAATGGCAGTACGTATGTCGTGAATACGGCACCGCCAAGCGGGGTACCAGGAAGCTCGGCAGATTATACGCTGTTGGCTGGTTCAGGTGCGACGGGGGCGACAGGAGCAACAGGAGTAACGGGTGTGGGATTGCAAGGGATAGTGGCGTTTGATCCTTTAGTAGCTCCAACATATCCCGTAAATCAGGTAGTAACATTCAATGGCAGCACGTATATCGTGAATACGGCACCGCCAAGCGGGGTACCAGGAAGCTCGCCAGATTATACACTGCTGGCTGGTTCAGGTGCGACGGGTGCGACAGGGTCAACAGGGGCAATTGGTGCAACAGGAGCAACAGGAGTAACGGGTGTGGGATTGCAAGGGATAGTAGCGTTTGATCCTTTAGTGGCTCCAACATACCCCGTAAATCAGGTAGTAACATTCAATGGCAGCACGTATATCGTGAATACGGCACCGCCAAGCGGGGTACCAGGAAGCTCGCCAGATTATACACTGCTGGCTGGTTCAGGTGCGACGGGTGCGACAGGGTCAACAGGGGCAATTGGTGCAACAGGAGCAACAGGAGCAACAGGAGTAACGGGTGTGGGATTGCAAGGGATAGTAGCGTTTGATCCTTTAGTGGCTCCAACATACCCCGTAAATCAGGTAGTAACATTTAATGGCAGCACGTATATCGTGAATACGGCACCGCCAAGCGGGGTACCAGGAAGCTCGCCAGATTATACGCTGTTGGCTGGCGCAGGTGCGACAGGCGCAACAGGAGCAACGGGTGCTGGAGTGACCGGAACGACCGGAGTAACCGGACCCACAGGTACAACTGGAGAAACAGGAGCAGCCGGAGCAACCGGAGTGACGGGTGCAGGAGTCACAGGCTCGACTGGCGCAACGGGAGCGACAGGGACAACTGGTGAGACAGGAGCAACGGGCTCCACTGGTGCAACCGGAGAGACGGGAGCTACGGGTGTAACAGGAGCAGCCGGCGTAACAGGTGTAACGGGCTCGACTGGTGCAACGGGAGAGACGGGAGCTACGGGTGTAACAGGAGCAGCCGGCGTAACAGGTATAACGGGCTCGACTGGTGCAACGGGAGAAACGGGAGCCACGGGTGTAACAGGAGCAGCCGGTGAGACAGGAGTAACGGGCTCGACAGGCGCAACCGGAGAGACAGGAGCCACGGGTGTAACAGGAGCAGCCGGTGTAACAGGTGTAACGGGCTCAACTGGTGTAACCGGAGAGACGGGAGCCACGGGCGTAACTGGAGCAGCCGGTGTAACAGGTGTAACGGGAGCGACAGGTACAGCAGGTGCAACCGGAGTAACGGGCTCGACAGGCGCAACCGGAGAGACGGGAGCCACGGGCGTAACTGGAGCAGCCGGTGTAACAGGTGTAACGGGAGCGACAGGTACAGCAGGTGCAACCGGAGTAACGGGCTCGACAGGCGCAACCGGAGAGACGGGAGCCACGGGCGTAACTGGAGCAGCCGGTGTAACAGGTGTAACGGGAGCGACAGGTACAGCAGGTGCAACCGGAGTAACGGGCTCGACAGGCGCAACCGGAGATACAGGAGCCACGGGTGTAACCGGAGCAGCCGGCGTAACAGGTGTAACCGGAGCGACAGGTACAGCCGGTGTAACCGGAGTAACGGGCTTGACTGGCGTAACCGGAGAGACGGGAGCCACAGGTGTAACAGGAGCAGCCGGCGTAACAGGTGTAACCGGAGCGACAGGTACAGCCGGTGCAACCGGAGTAACGGGCTCGACAGGCGCAACCGGAGAAACAGGAGCAGCCGGTGTAACAGGAGCAACTGGAGCGACAGGTACAGCAGGTGCAACCGGAGTAACGGGCTCGACAGGCGCAACCGGAGAGACGGGAGCCACAGGTGTAACAGGAGCAGCCGGCGTAACAGGTGTAACGGGAGCGACAGGTACAGCCGGTGTAACCGGAGTAACGGGCTCGACTGGAGCAACGGGAGAGACGGGAGCCACGGGTGTAACCGGAGTAACGGGAGCGACTGGTGTGACAGGGGCTGCGGGAGCCACGGGAGCCACAGGTCTGACAGGAGCAACCGGGGCAACAGGAGCCACAGGTCTGACAGGAGCAACCGGGGCAACAGGAGCCACAGGTCTGACAGGAGCAACCGGGGCAACGGGAGCCACAGGTCTGACAGGAGCAACCGGGGCAACAGGAGCCACAGGTCTGACAGGAGCAACCGGGGCAACAGGAGCCACAGGTCTGACAGGAGCAACCGGGGCAACAGGAGCCACAGGTCTGACAGGAGCAACCGGGGCAACAGGAGCCACAGGTCTGACAGGAGCAACCGGGGCAACGGGAGCCACAGGTCTGACAGGAGCAACCGGGGCAACAGGAGCCACAGGTCTGACAGGAGCAACCGGGGCAACGGGAGTCACAGGTCTGACAGGAGCAACCGGAGCAACCGGCGTTAGTACGACAGCTGTATCTGCTTTTGCAGCCAATACAACTGGGGGTGTCATTGCAGTTATACTTGGAGGCACGAATGTACCGCTCCCAAGCTCTCAAAATATCGCTACAGGCATAACGGTCAATGGATTAAACGATACGTTCACAGTTGCCGCTGCGGGCAGATATTATATTACGTACCAAATTAATTTGACGGCGGCGTTATTGGTCAGCTCGCGTCTGCTAATTAACGGCGTCGCGAGTACAGCCTCAACATTGGAGCCAGTATTAAGCTTATCCTCTTTCAATAACGACATTATTGTTGGACTGACAGCAGGCTCGACCATTACCCTTCAATTATTTGGACTGCTGGGTGCGGCCACATTGCTTGGAGGCAGCGCTGGCGCGGCATTGACCATTATCCAATTAAGCTAA
- a CDS encoding NucA/NucB deoxyribonuclease domain-containing protein, which translates to MGWLDELAKDWNTAEGTDYTLYFPADRYPETGKHIKDAIAAGKSPICTIDREGADQNRKKSLQGVKVKKGYDRDEWPMAMCAEGGSGAHIAYIDPSDNRGAGSWVSNQLEKYPDGSRIAFVIK; encoded by the coding sequence ATGGGCTGGCTTGATGAGCTGGCGAAAGATTGGAATACAGCAGAAGGAACGGACTACACGTTATATTTTCCGGCCGATCGGTATCCAGAGACAGGCAAGCACATTAAAGATGCGATTGCAGCGGGAAAATCTCCTATTTGTACGATTGATCGGGAAGGCGCGGATCAGAATCGGAAAAAATCTTTGCAGGGCGTAAAGGTGAAGAAAGGCTACGATCGTGATGAATGGCCGATGGCTATGTGTGCGGAAGGCGGGAGCGGCGCCCATATTGCTTATATTGATCCATCGGATAATCGCGGAGCGGGTTCATGGGTCAGCAATCAGCTGGAAAAATACCCGGATGGTTCGAGAATTGCTTTTGTCATCAAATAA